One genomic region from Dermacentor variabilis isolate Ectoservices unplaced genomic scaffold, ASM5094787v1 scaffold_24, whole genome shotgun sequence encodes:
- the LOC142568630 gene encoding ATP-dependent DNA helicase Pif1-like, which yields MLLKNIDITDGLVNGIVGKLKLIEYDAQEEPCRVWLRCPPGVGILAKAKLAQRGYRRNMNAWIPIDLMSMRFQLEGKLLKHMSVKLTQFPLVPASTMTIHKSQGGTFDGVVYEYAANHPQKLVYVALSRATSLESLYLTNKDG from the coding sequence ATGCTTCTAAAGAACATAGACATAACCGATGGCCTGGTAAACGGAATAGTCGGGAAACTGAAGCTCATTGAGTACGATGCACAGGAAGAGCCCTGCCGAGTCTGGCTGCGCTGCCCCCCTGGAGTTGGAATCTTGGCCAAGGCAAAGCTGGCCCAGCGCGGCTACAGACGAAACATGAATGCCTGGATACCCATCGACCTCATGTCCATGCGATTCCAGCTGGAGGGAAAACTGCTGAAACACATGTCGGTGAAACTCACCCAGTTCCCCCTGGTACCCGCAAGCACGATGACGATTCACAAATCCCAGGGAGGAACCTTCGACGGGGTCGTCTACGAGTATGCGGCCAACCACCCCCAAAAGCTGGTCTATGTGGCCCTTAGCAGAGCCACGAGCCTGGAAAGCCTCTACTTGACCAACAAGGACGGCTGA